A single genomic interval of Zobellia nedashkovskayae harbors:
- a CDS encoding polysaccharide biosynthesis/export family protein, translating into MFQRFKTFLFLALSSIMLFSCMSNKSTIYINNPNLNHEVPVTIMDTIIEYQLQPRDVLNVQIKTLDAASSAYFNLQSENTFQQFSPAALYLGGYSIMKNGSINLPEIGQVTVAGLTLSEAEEEIQKAVRRYLPNANVIVKMVSFKISVLGEVNAPGYYYIYNEQANLLEALALAGDMTLFGNRENITILRQTKTGMKGMLLDLRNPNIFSSEYFQLLPNDMVYVQPRKERNQRDNLSTFNLLSIVFGAISSVVLLLNYTN; encoded by the coding sequence ATGTTCCAACGCTTTAAGACATTTTTATTCTTAGCATTATCTAGTATTATGCTCTTCTCTTGTATGAGTAACAAGAGTACTATTTACATTAATAATCCCAACCTTAACCATGAAGTACCGGTAACGATTATGGATACTATAATTGAGTATCAACTTCAACCAAGAGATGTTTTAAATGTCCAAATTAAAACCTTGGATGCAGCTAGCTCCGCCTATTTTAATCTCCAATCAGAGAATACTTTTCAGCAGTTTAGTCCTGCAGCCTTATATCTTGGCGGATATTCAATTATGAAAAACGGCAGTATCAACCTTCCTGAAATTGGACAAGTAACCGTTGCTGGGCTTACTCTATCAGAAGCAGAGGAAGAAATTCAAAAAGCAGTAAGGCGTTATCTCCCTAATGCTAATGTAATCGTAAAGATGGTAAGTTTCAAAATATCAGTTCTTGGAGAAGTTAACGCACCTGGCTATTATTATATCTACAATGAACAAGCAAATCTACTAGAAGCACTTGCATTAGCAGGTGATATGACCCTCTTTGGAAACCGGGAAAACATTACCATTCTTAGACAAACCAAAACGGGCATGAAAGGGATGCTTCTTGACCTTAGAAACCCCAATATTTTTAGCTCGGAATACTTTCAATTACTTCCTAATGACATGGTCTATGTACAACCAAGAAAAGAGAGAAATCAACGAGATAACCTCAGCACATTCAACCTATTAAGCATTGTTTTTGGAGCCATTTCCTCGGTCGTACTTCTTTTAAACTATACAAACTAA
- a CDS encoding SDR family NAD(P)-dependent oxidoreductase: MDLNIKGKTALITGGDSGLGIETAKFLAREGVNIILSDRENGKDLKDAVKQVEKDAKDGAKVMGIAADISKNQEVLDLAKKVETEFGGAHIVFHSAGARGAAGDFLELTDEDWMKTIQVDLMGAVRIARAFVPQMQKLKWGRMVMVASENAFQPYVDESPYNACKAAIINLSKCLSRAYSKENLLFNCISPAYIETPMTDAMMEDLAKEKDISVKEAVEWFVKNKRPHIAMERRGKPEEVAAVVAFLCSEHASYVNGTNVRIDGGAVESAFG; encoded by the coding sequence ATGGATTTAAATATAAAAGGAAAAACAGCTCTCATAACAGGCGGAGATTCAGGATTAGGAATAGAAACCGCTAAATTTTTAGCGAGAGAAGGGGTAAATATTATCCTATCGGACAGAGAGAATGGCAAGGATTTAAAAGATGCCGTTAAGCAAGTTGAAAAGGATGCTAAAGATGGCGCCAAGGTAATGGGCATTGCTGCTGATATTTCTAAGAATCAAGAAGTCTTGGATTTAGCAAAAAAGGTAGAAACCGAATTTGGGGGAGCACATATTGTTTTTCATTCGGCCGGAGCAAGAGGTGCCGCTGGTGATTTTCTAGAACTGACCGATGAGGATTGGATGAAAACTATTCAGGTAGACTTAATGGGAGCCGTTCGTATTGCTCGGGCGTTTGTACCACAAATGCAAAAACTAAAATGGGGTCGTATGGTTATGGTAGCAAGTGAAAATGCTTTTCAGCCTTATGTAGATGAAAGCCCGTATAATGCCTGTAAAGCTGCTATTATAAACCTTTCAAAATGTTTATCTAGAGCCTATTCAAAAGAGAACTTATTATTTAATTGTATATCGCCCGCTTACATTGAAACGCCTATGACAGATGCCATGATGGAAGATTTGGCCAAGGAAAAAGATATCTCCGTTAAAGAAGCTGTAGAATGGTTCGTGAAAAATAAGAGACCACATATTGCTATGGAACGTAGAGGAAAACCAGAAGAGGTTGCTGCCGTGGTAGCTTTCTTGTGTTCTGAACACGCTAGTTATGTAAACGGTACCAACGTGCGAATAGATGGTGGTGCTGTAGAATCTGCTTTCGGGTGA